In the genome of Nitrospira japonica, one region contains:
- a CDS encoding FAD-dependent oxidoreductase, with amino-acid sequence MSENGGESLSGPDLRTVGAASSELPDGGMLLGHFNGEPVLLVRKGTTVHAMGAKCTHYGGPLAEGLFDGSVVRCPWHHACFRPETGEAVHAPAFDPVACYSTEKRGGRLFVNQKLSAPPAHAPSTSVPSSVIIVGGGAAGFAAAEMLRRLGYERPVTIISGDDAGPYDRPNISKDYLAGKAPEEWIPLRPLDWYQQTKIDLLTGRRIVRLIPDARAVGLDDGRRLEYGALLLATGASPVKLNVAGADLPHVFTLRTLRDSRAIIERATTARHAVVVGASFIGLEVAASLRTRGLDVHVVAPDEIPMQRVLGPELGRFVRELHEQHGVQFHLGQTVTSITGKSATLKNGTTLDADLVVVGIGVRPNLDLAEQAGLRIDRGVLVDEYLRTSNPHIWAAGDIVRWPDRYSGTSLRVEHWVVAEQQGQAAARNMLGLNQPYAAVPFFWSAHYDVTIAYVGAAPEWDEASVTGSIPDRDCLVAYRKNGKIVAVASVNRDVESLRVQAAMERGDAVAVEACLRPR; translated from the coding sequence ATGAGCGAGAACGGTGGAGAGTCGTTGTCCGGACCCGATCTGCGAACCGTGGGAGCGGCATCGAGCGAGCTCCCTGACGGGGGCATGCTCCTCGGTCACTTCAATGGAGAGCCGGTGCTGCTGGTCCGCAAGGGTACGACGGTGCATGCCATGGGTGCCAAGTGCACGCACTACGGAGGCCCTTTGGCCGAAGGCCTGTTCGATGGATCGGTGGTTCGCTGTCCGTGGCATCACGCCTGTTTTCGACCCGAGACGGGAGAAGCCGTCCATGCTCCCGCCTTCGATCCGGTGGCCTGCTATTCGACGGAGAAGCGCGGTGGCCGTCTATTCGTCAACCAAAAGCTATCGGCGCCTCCCGCTCACGCTCCATCGACTTCCGTCCCCTCTTCCGTCATCATCGTGGGCGGCGGTGCCGCCGGGTTTGCCGCGGCGGAGATGCTCAGGCGCCTGGGCTATGAACGGCCGGTGACGATCATCTCGGGCGATGACGCCGGCCCTTATGACCGTCCGAACATTTCCAAGGACTATCTGGCCGGCAAGGCGCCGGAAGAATGGATTCCGCTCCGTCCGCTCGATTGGTACCAGCAGACCAAGATCGACCTGCTCACGGGCCGCCGCATCGTCCGGCTCATTCCGGATGCGCGCGCGGTCGGACTGGACGACGGCCGGCGCCTCGAATACGGTGCCTTGTTGCTGGCCACCGGTGCGTCGCCGGTCAAACTGAACGTAGCCGGTGCCGATTTGCCTCATGTGTTCACGCTGCGCACGTTGCGCGACAGCCGCGCCATCATCGAGCGTGCGACGACAGCGAGGCATGCGGTCGTGGTCGGTGCGAGTTTCATCGGGCTGGAAGTCGCGGCCTCCCTCCGGACGAGAGGGCTCGACGTGCACGTGGTGGCGCCTGACGAGATTCCCATGCAGCGCGTGCTCGGGCCCGAATTGGGCCGCTTCGTGCGCGAGCTGCACGAGCAGCATGGCGTGCAGTTCCATTTGGGACAGACCGTCACGTCGATCACCGGGAAATCGGCCACGCTGAAGAACGGAACGACGCTCGATGCCGATCTCGTGGTCGTGGGCATCGGGGTTCGCCCGAATCTGGATCTGGCCGAACAGGCGGGATTACGGATTGATCGAGGCGTGCTGGTGGACGAATACTTGCGGACGAGCAATCCGCACATTTGGGCAGCCGGCGACATCGTGCGCTGGCCGGACCGCTACAGCGGAACCTCGCTACGGGTCGAGCACTGGGTCGTGGCTGAGCAGCAGGGTCAAGCCGCTGCACGAAACATGTTGGGTCTCAACCAGCCGTACGCCGCCGTTCCCTTTTTCTGGAGCGCACATTACGACGTGACGATTGCTTATGTGGGTGCGGCTCCGGAATGGGATGAGGCGAGCGTGACCGGTAGCATTCCGGACCGCGATTGTCTCGTGGCGTATCGCAAGAATGGCAAGATTGTGGCAGTGGCATCCGTGAACAGAGACGTCGAGTCCCTGCGGGTGCAGGCGGCCATGGAGCGCGGCGATGCCGTTGCCGTGGAAGCCTGTCTCCGGCCACGATAG